Genomic DNA from Thermofilum sp.:
AAATGATCGTGGCAATCCCGGTGCTCGAGGTTGACGGAGAAGAGTACGTAGCCCCTCATCTGCGCTTTTCCCGCCGAATTGTCCTCTACGAGGTCGACAGCGGGGGCTTCAGGAACCTGGATTCCTTCACTATCAGCGTTAAAGAGGATAGTAAAGAGATGCTCGAGCATCTCGTGCAGCGCAGCGTGGACCTCGTTGTAGTCTACGAGGCTGATGAAGAGTTATCCTCAGCTCTCGCGGAGCGGGGAGTGAGAGTTTACAAGAGTCGCTGCATACGTGTCAGTGAAGTGCTGAAAAACTTGAAGGTGGGGAATTCTCTGAACCCCTAGGCCTGCCAGAGATGCTTCGCTCCAGCCTGCTGAAACCTAGGGGAACTACTTCGGGGTGACCTCCTCGAGTGCGGCTCGAGCCCTCCGCAGCCTATCCCTTATGCCGGCCATAAGGAACCGGTAGTCGCTCCCTAGAGCCACCAGCTTGAAGCCGAGCTGTAGCGCGAACTTCAGCGAATCGTCATCTGGGCAGTACATCCCTCCCGGGACGCCTGTGCTCTTGGAAGCGTCTGCAGCTCTCTCTATAGCGAGGCGCACCTCGTCGTCTTTCCAGCCCCTCTTCCCGTAGGAGAAGGAGAGGTCGTTGGGACCTATGAAGAAAGCTGTAACCCCTTCGACACTCAGTATGTCGTAGATGTTCTTCACAGCTTCCTGCGTCTCAATCTGCACTACTACCATGACCTCGTCAGCGCGGTCAAAGTATTCCTCAGTCTTGAGGCCGTAGCTGGCTGCTCGCCTAGGCC
This window encodes:
- a CDS encoding NifB/NifX family molybdenum-iron cluster-binding protein — protein: MIVAIPVLEVDGEEYVAPHLRFSRRIVLYEVDSGGFRNLDSFTISVKEDSKEMLEHLVQRSVDLVVVYEADEELSSALAERGVRVYKSRCIRVSEVLKNLKVGNSLNP
- a CDS encoding aldolase/citrate lyase family protein; this encodes MIGRLPLLLREDKVALGSWVTIANPEVVEMLSLSGFDWLLFDMEHAPLDYQMLEYMLMAVRGDATPLVRVPFNDPVYVKRVLDLGVAGVLFPLISTPEDAKLAVKSTRYPPKGIRGVGPRRAASYGLKTEEYFDRADEVMVVVQIETQEAVKNIYDILSVEGVTAFFIGPNDLSFSYGKRGWKDDEVRLAIERAADASKSTGVPGGMYCPDDDSLKFALQLGFKLVALGSDYRFLMAGIRDRLRRARAALEEVTPK